In one window of Saccharomyces paradoxus chromosome VII, complete sequence DNA:
- the RMD9 gene encoding Rmd9p (Mitochondrial protein required for respiratory growth~similar to YGL107C): MMLRRNAMRPLKSIQTSVSNVVKSGSIAMLRRRLANVVLSERTYHSGSMLHKNLPSVGLDKKNGRGKHKAEHSVSNVDPASPWRHELLSFDECVSSALKYSTTPLKNTYKRIGNNQFNKHPSFSMFWDSMGRAMELYYSLRESPDFNAFRVSRLIHLLHNGLRSTRDQLVKLSRKPDYDSQSFHKEMMNFLCNSLKDISDDVLTGIVSVNGYGATHLLTSFKELSFDDDCIRIWEAAKNLSDETTSQAFQEPKVVGFMLPLLYAKTHSLIEPNELYNQVIQSKEFIHPNLYSGLIKVFIKAEDYEKALSLFGQLCEKAEVRNYGYLIETHLSFISDSKNLTLAESFFDKIINDEMPYKIILQVSTVNSFLRNIWKAESDFDYVYRIWEKAVKFYGNTVNPGILSSLNNTFFTIFFENFINDNINGFHKLQEIITFYSSVKKIDEPFFNVMLTRASIWRERSIIDFIDKNYTLYHIPRTIISYRILLKSLGSIDNTNNQEILNRWLELVKKLNELGQQYIANADLSALRDATVVWSQLKKDEKNFSAKAKETPTTATTTKDDIKAPKPLEGLKNDDFTSKSEDRIELYLKILKRYTPYFRASRQVYRYTTGCAESYPILNEYLSGYSDLSAEDIPVPELHSFVPKEQQN; this comes from the coding sequence ATGATGTTAAGGAGAAATGCGATGAGACCGTTAAAAAGTATTCAAACAAGCGTAAGCAACGTCGTCAAATCTGGTTCGATAGCCATGCTGAGACGTCGCCTTGCCAACGTAGTTCTGAGCGAACGTACGTACCATTCCGGTTCAATGCTCCATAAGAATTTACCTAGTGTTGGTTTGGACAAGAAGAATGGGCGAGGAAAGCACAAAGCAGAACATTCTGTGTCTAATGTGGATCCAGCTTCTCCATGGCGCCACGAGCTTCTGTCGTTTGATGAGTGTGTTTCATCCGCTTTAAAGTACTCTACCACACCCttaaaaaatacatataaGAGAATAGGAAACAATCAATTCAATAAACATCCATCATTTTCCATGTTTTGGGATTCCATGGGCAGAGCAATGGAGTTATATTATTCTCTGAGAGAATCGCCTGATTTTAACGCGTTCCGGGTTTCACGGTTGATTCATCTGCTACATAACGGCTTGAGGTCGACTAGAGACCAATTGGTAAAACTAAGTAGAAAGCCAGATTACGATTCGCAGTCTTTTCACAAGGAaatgatgaattttctaTGTAATTCATTAAAGGACATCTCTGATGATGTTTTGACAGGCATTGTGTCGGTCAATGGATATGGGGCTACTCACCTGTTGACTTCATTCAAAGAGCTGTCCTTTGACGATGACTGTATTCGAATTTGGGAAGCggcaaaaaatttgtctGATGAAACTACCTCGCAGGCATTCCAAGAACCAAAAGTGGTTGGTTTCATGCTGCCGCTACTTTATGCAAAAACCCATTCTTTAATTGAGCCTAACGAGTTGTATAACCAAGTTATCCAATCCAAAGAATTCATCCACCCCAATCTCTATAGCGGACTAATCAAGGTTTTCATCAAGGCTGAAGACTACGAAAAGGCGTTATCGCTGTTCGGCCAATTATGTGAAAAGGCTGAAGTGAGAAATTACGGTTATTTGATTGAAACGCATTTGAGCTTCATCAGCGATTCCAAGAATCTAACATTGGCAGAAAGTTTCTTTGACAAAATTATCAATGATGAAATGCCATACAAGATCATTTTGCAAGTCTCCACTGTGAACTCGTTTTTGCGGAATATATGGAAAGCGGAGAGCGATTTTGATTATGTCTATAGGATATGGGAGAAGGCTGTAAAATTCTATGGTAATACTGTTAATCCCGGAATCCTGTCCTCATTAAACAATACTTTTTtcacaattttttttgaaaatttcattaacGACAATATCAATGGTTTCCATAAGCTTCAAGAGATAATAACGTTTTATAGTAGcgtcaaaaaaattgatgaaccatttttcaatgttatGTTAACTAGAGCATCTATCTGGCGCGAACGCAGCATAATCGATTTTATCGATAAAAACTATACTTTGTACCATATTCCAAGAACTATTATATCATACAGAATATTACTGAAATCTTTGGGAAGCATAGACAACACAAATAATCAAGAGATTCTGAATAGATGGTTAGAGTTGGTCAAGAAACTGAATGAACTAGGCCAACAATATATAGCCAATGCAGATCTATCCGCTTTGAGAGATGCAACTGTCGTATGGTCACAGTTAAAGAAGGATGAAAAGAACTTTTCTGCAAAGGCTAAAGAAACCCCAACAACGGCAACGACCACAAAAGACGACATAAAAGCTCCTAAGCCGTTGGAaggtttgaaaaatgacgATTTTACTTCGAAATCTGAAGACAGAATAGAGCTGTacttgaaaatattaaaaagatATACACCCTACTTCCGCGCTTCTAGGCAAGTATATAGGTATACCACCGGATGCGCGGAGTCATACCCAATATTGAATGAATATTTAAGCGGTTATTCTGATTTAAGTGCCGAGGACATTCCTGTGCCTGAACTACATAGTTTTGTCCCTAAGGAACAACAGAACTAG
- the MLC1 gene encoding Mlc1p (Essential light chain for Myo1p~similar to YGL106W), with amino-acid sequence MSATRANKDIFTLFDKKGQGAIAKDSLGDYLRAIGYNPTNQLVQDILNADSSLRDSSTLTLDQITGLIEVNEKELDATTRAKTEDFVKAFQVFDKESTGKVSVGDLRYMLTGLGEKLTDAEVDELLKGVEVDGNGEIDYKKFIEDVLRQ; translated from the coding sequence ATGTCAGCTACTAGAGCCAACAAAGACATTTTCACGCTATTTGACAAGAAGGGCCAAGGCGCCATCGCCAAGGATTCTTTAGGAGACTACTTGAGGGCAATTGGCTACAACCCCACCAACCAGCTCGTACAGGACATTCTGAACGCAGATTCCAGCTTGAGGGATTCCTCCACCTTGACACTAGACCAGATTACAGGTCTAATTGAAGTCAACGAAAAGGAATTGGATGCAACCACCAGGGCAAAGACAGAAGACTTCGTCAAGGCATTCCAGGTTTTCGACAAGGAAAGTACAGGCAAGGTATCTGTTGGTGACTTGAGGTACATGCTAACCGGCTTAGGTGAAAAGTTGACTGATGCTGAAGTGGACGAGCTGTTGAAGGGTGTCGAAGTGGACGGCAATGGGGAGATTGACTACAAGAAGTTCATCGAAGATGTTTTGAGGCAATGA